In Streptomyces sp. NBC_00306, a single genomic region encodes these proteins:
- a CDS encoding DMT family transporter produces MSAQAAVPVQIPLPVGRSLLYLVFAGVAWGTAGAAASLVFRLSDLGPLSLSFWRCAGGLVLLLGALALRARRGSVGRAARAAHAAAEPRRRRLVRILGTGIGLTVFQSAYFAAVQSTGLAVGTVVTLGAGPVLIAVGARLTMGERLGRGGVVAVTGALAGLAVLVLGGGGGTVRPAGVALALLSAAGYAAITLLTRWLGRDGSGDSMATTAWAFGIGAVGLLPMALAEGLLPHTDELGHVVWLLAYVAAVPTALAYALYFAGAAVVRAATVSVIMLLEPVSAALIAVTLLGEHLTAATVVGTLLLLAAVAGLAVAETRPARPTG; encoded by the coding sequence GTGTCCGCGCAAGCCGCCGTTCCGGTGCAGATCCCGCTGCCCGTGGGGCGCAGCCTCCTCTATCTCGTCTTCGCCGGAGTCGCCTGGGGGACCGCCGGGGCGGCCGCCTCGCTGGTCTTCCGGCTGAGTGACCTCGGTCCTCTCTCGCTCTCCTTCTGGCGCTGCGCCGGGGGACTCGTCCTGCTGCTGGGTGCGCTCGCGCTGCGCGCCCGGCGGGGCTCGGTGGGCCGTGCCGCCCGTGCCGCGCATGCCGCCGCCGAGCCGCGGCGGCGCCGGCTGGTGCGGATCCTCGGTACGGGGATCGGACTCACCGTCTTCCAGAGCGCGTACTTCGCAGCCGTGCAGTCGACCGGCCTGGCCGTCGGCACGGTCGTCACCCTCGGCGCGGGACCTGTCCTCATCGCGGTGGGTGCGCGGCTGACCATGGGCGAGCGCCTCGGCCGGGGCGGTGTCGTCGCCGTCACCGGCGCGCTCGCCGGACTGGCGGTCCTCGTCCTGGGCGGTGGGGGCGGCACGGTGCGGCCGGCCGGCGTCGCGCTCGCCCTGCTGTCGGCGGCGGGCTACGCGGCGATCACGCTCCTGACCCGATGGCTGGGCCGGGACGGCAGCGGCGACTCGATGGCCACGACGGCATGGGCGTTCGGCATCGGAGCGGTGGGACTGCTGCCGATGGCCCTCGCCGAGGGCCTGCTGCCGCACACCGACGAACTGGGGCACGTCGTGTGGCTGCTGGCGTACGTTGCCGCCGTACCGACCGCGCTCGCGTACGCGCTCTACTTCGCGGGAGCCGCGGTCGTACGGGCGGCCACCGTGTCGGTGATCATGCTGCTGGAGCCGGTGAGCGCGGCGCTGATCGCGGTGACGCTGCTCGGCGAACATCTCACGGCGGCGACCGTGGTGGGCACGCTGCTCCTGCTCGCGGCGGTGGCGGGACTGGCCGTCGCCGAGACACGGCCGGCGAGGCCGACGGGCTGA
- a CDS encoding EamA family transporter, translating into MQASWGRNAGLGLALGSAFAFGGSGVAAKPLIEAGLDPLHVVWLRVAGSALIMLPVAWRHRDLVRRRPALLLGFGLLAVAGVQACYFAAISRIPVGVALLIEYLAPALVLGWVRFVQRRPVTRAAAVGVVLAVAGLACVVEVWSGLTFDALGLLLALGAACCQVGYFVLSDHGGDGDNAADPLGVIAYGLLVGTAVLTVIAQPWSMDFSLLGGSASMGGTAVPAGLLLAWVVLVATVLAYVTGVVSVRKLSPQVAGVVACLEAVIATVLAWVLLREHLSAPQIVGGAVVLIGAFIAQSQAPKAPSGPVASGSVLAVAPDEGASGEERLSVERAGT; encoded by the coding sequence ATGCAGGCGTCTTGGGGAAGGAACGCCGGCCTGGGACTCGCCCTGGGCTCGGCGTTCGCGTTCGGTGGATCGGGTGTCGCGGCCAAGCCGCTGATCGAGGCGGGTCTCGACCCGCTGCACGTGGTGTGGCTACGGGTGGCGGGCTCGGCGTTGATCATGCTGCCGGTGGCCTGGCGCCACCGTGATCTCGTACGCAGGCGACCTGCCCTCCTCCTCGGCTTCGGGCTGCTCGCCGTCGCGGGCGTCCAGGCGTGCTACTTCGCCGCGATCTCCCGGATCCCCGTCGGTGTCGCGCTGCTCATCGAATATCTCGCGCCGGCCCTCGTGCTCGGCTGGGTCCGCTTCGTGCAGCGCCGGCCCGTCACCCGTGCCGCGGCCGTCGGGGTGGTCCTCGCCGTCGCCGGACTGGCGTGTGTCGTCGAGGTCTGGTCGGGACTGACCTTCGACGCGCTCGGTCTGCTGCTGGCGCTCGGCGCCGCGTGCTGCCAGGTCGGCTACTTCGTCCTGTCCGACCACGGTGGCGACGGCGACAACGCCGCCGACCCGCTGGGAGTCATCGCGTACGGACTGCTCGTCGGCACCGCCGTGCTGACCGTGATCGCCCAGCCCTGGTCGATGGACTTCTCGCTGCTCGGCGGCAGCGCCTCGATGGGCGGGACCGCGGTCCCCGCCGGGCTGCTGCTCGCCTGGGTGGTGCTCGTCGCCACCGTCCTGGCGTACGTCACCGGTGTCGTCTCGGTGCGCAAGCTGTCACCGCAGGTGGCGGGCGTGGTGGCCTGCCTGGAGGCGGTCATCGCCACCGTGCTCGCCTGGGTCCTCCTGCGGGAGCATCTGTCGGCGCCGCAGATCGTGGGCGGTGCCGTGGTGCTGATCGGGGCGTTCATCGCCCAGTCCCAGGCGCCGAAGGCCCCGTCCGGGCCGGTGGCCTCGGGGTCCGTCCTCGCCGTCGCGCCGGATGAGGGCGCCAGCGGGGAAGAGCGGTTGTCGGTCGAGAGGGCCGGAACGTAA
- a CDS encoding Clp protease N-terminal domain-containing protein — protein MQSPTPWLPQQPAATRAENDARLTAELASALASARRRALRDGDRQIDTAHLLHSLLETDADVRAAFGPGPQVARVLGYLVQRSIGYGLRWQGSMEDSGAVPVVRAPEVDTSGYSPSAVAAIHSALEGAERRGEARAGGVDLLAALAADAECRAVEVLARAGVDAAALGGLIEAGPPVGSGSRLDMCNGVDGPDER, from the coding sequence GTGCAGAGCCCTACCCCGTGGCTGCCGCAGCAGCCCGCCGCCACCCGCGCGGAGAACGACGCCCGACTGACCGCGGAACTCGCCTCCGCGCTCGCGAGTGCGCGCCGGCGGGCGCTGCGTGACGGGGACCGGCAGATCGACACCGCGCATCTGCTGCACTCCCTGCTGGAGACCGACGCCGACGTGCGTGCCGCGTTCGGGCCCGGGCCTCAGGTGGCCAGGGTGCTCGGCTATCTCGTGCAGCGCAGCATCGGGTACGGGCTGCGCTGGCAGGGCTCCATGGAGGACTCGGGCGCGGTGCCCGTCGTCCGCGCCCCGGAGGTGGACACCTCCGGATACTCGCCGTCGGCCGTCGCGGCGATACACAGTGCGCTGGAGGGCGCCGAGCGGCGCGGCGAGGCCCGGGCCGGGGGTGTCGATCTCCTGGCCGCTCTCGCCGCCGACGCGGAGTGCCGTGCCGTGGAGGTACTCGCCAGGGCGGGGGTGGACGCGGCGGCACTGGGCGGGCTGATCGAGGCCGGGCCGCCGGTGGGATCGGGGTCGCGTCTCGACATGTGCAACGGGGTCGACGGTCCTGACGAGCGCTGA
- a CDS encoding type II toxin-antitoxin system Rv0910 family toxin, whose translation MAEVSAEARIEAPAEKVWAELTDFTGYGRWNATHTSFPKGGPTTLEVGATYEENMKLMGFPAEVTWTVDEFEAGRLLGIRGKGPMGVNVGNRYSLTPEGDATLVRIDGEFTGAAVSLMAGKLKDSATAALNESLRKLGGLVA comes from the coding sequence ATGGCCGAAGTCAGCGCCGAGGCACGCATCGAGGCACCGGCCGAGAAGGTCTGGGCCGAGCTGACGGACTTCACCGGGTACGGCCGGTGGAACGCCACGCACACCAGCTTCCCCAAGGGCGGGCCGACGACGCTCGAGGTCGGCGCCACCTACGAGGAGAACATGAAGCTGATGGGCTTCCCCGCCGAAGTGACCTGGACCGTGGACGAGTTCGAGGCCGGCAGGCTGCTCGGGATCAGGGGCAAGGGCCCGATGGGCGTCAATGTCGGCAACCGCTACTCGCTCACACCGGAGGGCGACGCGACGCTGGTGCGGATCGACGGCGAGTTCACGGGCGCGGCGGTCTCACTCATGGCCGGCAAGCTGAAGGACTCGGCGACGGCCGCGCTCAACGAGTCACTGCGCAAGCTGGGCGGCCTGGTCGCCTGA
- a CDS encoding PadR family transcriptional regulator: MRSSGHEHGHRQGHCGPGHQGRGDFEGRRGAFGPFGPPFGGGPFGGGRGRGGGRGRARRGDVRASILALLKGRPMHGYEMIQEIGERSGGAWKPSPGSVYPTLQLLEDEGLITNQSEGGKKLFTLTESGRAEAESGPDAPWEEAGRTVDWDTVNEIRQAGWGLMEAFGQVWKTGSPEQRQKAVEVINEARKKLYLILADEH, encoded by the coding sequence ATGCGTTCATCAGGACACGAACACGGTCACCGTCAGGGACACTGCGGACCCGGCCATCAGGGTCGGGGCGACTTCGAAGGGCGCCGGGGAGCGTTCGGTCCGTTCGGACCGCCGTTCGGCGGCGGACCCTTCGGCGGCGGGCGCGGCCGGGGTGGCGGCAGGGGAAGGGCGCGGCGCGGTGACGTGCGTGCCTCGATCCTGGCGCTGCTGAAGGGCCGCCCGATGCACGGTTACGAGATGATCCAGGAGATCGGCGAGCGCAGCGGCGGGGCGTGGAAGCCCAGTCCCGGCTCGGTCTACCCGACGCTCCAACTGCTCGAGGACGAAGGCCTGATCACCAACCAGAGCGAGGGCGGCAAGAAGCTGTTCACGCTCACGGAATCGGGCCGCGCCGAGGCCGAGTCGGGGCCGGACGCCCCGTGGGAAGAGGCCGGGCGCACCGTCGACTGGGACACGGTCAACGAGATCCGGCAGGCCGGCTGGGGGCTGATGGAAGCCTTCGGACAGGTCTGGAAGACCGGCAGCCCCGAGCAGCGGCAGAAGGCCGTCGAGGTCATCAACGAAGCCCGCAAGAAGCTCTATCTGATTCTCGCCGACGAGCACTGA
- a CDS encoding PhzF family phenazine biosynthesis protein: MRIRIVDAFTDRPFAGNPAGVLLLDTDGFPADAWLQQVATEVHLSETAFAHPLPPGGDADWALRWFTPATEVDMCGHATLATAHVLRTTGAGTGTVRFTARCGILTATAGDDGTITLDFPTSPLTAVEIPPSLAGALGAEVLSVHDTGPHIGDLLVEVADEKTVRGLRPDHRALVDVSDRGVIATAAAADPASGYDFVSRCFFPRVGIDEDPVTGSAHTALAPFWSARLGRTDLTGLQASARSGLVRTSLRGERTALTGSAVTVIEGELLTAP, from the coding sequence ATGCGGATTCGAATCGTCGACGCCTTCACCGACCGCCCCTTCGCCGGCAACCCCGCGGGAGTCCTGCTGCTGGACACCGACGGCTTCCCGGCCGACGCCTGGCTCCAGCAGGTGGCCACCGAGGTCCACCTCTCGGAGACCGCCTTCGCCCATCCCCTGCCGCCCGGCGGGGACGCCGACTGGGCGCTGCGCTGGTTCACCCCGGCCACGGAGGTCGACATGTGCGGCCACGCCACGCTGGCCACCGCCCACGTGCTGCGGACCACGGGTGCCGGTACGGGCACAGTCCGGTTCACCGCGCGCTGCGGCATCCTCACGGCCACCGCCGGGGACGACGGCACGATCACACTCGACTTCCCGACCTCACCCCTGACGGCGGTCGAGATCCCGCCCTCGCTGGCCGGGGCGCTGGGAGCGGAGGTGCTCTCGGTGCACGACACGGGTCCGCACATCGGCGATCTCCTCGTCGAGGTTGCCGACGAGAAGACCGTGCGGGGGCTGCGCCCGGACCACCGGGCCCTCGTCGACGTCTCCGACCGCGGTGTCATCGCCACGGCCGCCGCCGCCGACCCGGCCTCCGGCTACGACTTCGTCTCGCGGTGCTTCTTCCCGCGGGTCGGCATCGACGAGGACCCCGTGACGGGCAGCGCCCACACGGCCCTCGCACCCTTCTGGTCGGCACGTCTCGGGCGTACGGATCTGACCGGGCTCCAGGCGTCCGCCCGCTCGGGCCTGGTCCGCACCTCGCTGCGGGGCGAGCGCACCGCGCTGACCGGCAGCGCCGTGACCGTCATCGAGGGCGAACTGCTCACCGCTCCCTGA
- a CDS encoding CPBP family intramembrane glutamic endopeptidase, which produces MPRKILRSEMLLVLALSLGASGVSALISFVGSLTKPGGLKDQAATLNGSYAPGRPWLDLSWQLFGIASALVPVLLVAHLLLREGAGMRAIGFDRSRPWSDLGRGTLVAAGIGSAGLAFYLAARASGFNLTVVPESLPDVWWKYPVLILSAIQNSVVEEVIVVGYLLRRLDQLGWTPMAALAASSVLRGSYHLYQGIGGFVGNMVMGVVFVLLYRRWGRVGPLVAAHALLDIVAFVGYGLLAGKVSWLPTM; this is translated from the coding sequence ATGCCGCGGAAGATCTTGCGGTCCGAGATGCTCCTGGTGCTCGCGCTCTCGCTGGGCGCGAGTGGAGTGTCGGCGCTCATCAGCTTCGTCGGATCACTGACGAAACCGGGCGGACTGAAGGACCAGGCGGCCACGCTGAACGGGTCGTACGCGCCGGGCCGCCCCTGGCTCGATCTCTCCTGGCAGCTGTTCGGCATCGCCTCCGCCCTGGTACCGGTGCTGCTGGTGGCCCATCTGCTCCTGCGCGAGGGAGCCGGGATGCGTGCGATCGGCTTCGACCGGAGCCGGCCGTGGTCCGACCTTGGACGCGGCACGCTCGTCGCGGCGGGGATCGGCAGCGCCGGACTCGCCTTCTATCTGGCCGCGCGCGCGTCCGGGTTCAACCTCACCGTCGTGCCGGAATCGCTGCCCGACGTGTGGTGGAAGTACCCGGTCCTGATCCTGTCGGCGATCCAGAACTCCGTGGTGGAGGAAGTGATCGTCGTCGGGTATCTGCTCCGCAGGCTCGACCAGTTGGGCTGGACGCCGATGGCCGCGCTGGCGGCGAGCTCGGTGCTGCGCGGCTCGTACCACCTCTACCAGGGCATCGGCGGCTTCGTCGGCAACATGGTGATGGGCGTGGTCTTCGTCCTGCTGTACCGGCGCTGGGGACGGGTCGGGCCGCTCGTGGCCGCCCACGCACTGCTCGACATCGTGGCTTTCGTCGGATACGGGCTGCTCGCCGGGAAGGTGAGCTGGCTGCCCACGATGTGA
- a CDS encoding glutamate-cysteine ligase family protein — MGEKVVAGGIALSDRQRHRRKLQQCLAGLARLLDEKRFDRPKNLMGLEIELNLAGADGLPRMINAEVLERIASQDFQTELGMFNLEVNIVPHRLGGQVLDQLGEELRTGLGYADRKANEVGAGIVMIGILPTLEQDDLVSANLSDVDRYTLLNDQIVAARGEDFALDIDGVERLTCTSGSIAPEAACTSVQLHLQVTPNRFADVWNAAQAVAGVQVAVGANSPFLFGRELWRESRPPLFQQATDTRPPELQAQGVRPRTWFGERWVDSAYELFEENLRYFPPLLPICNDEDPLRVIEDGGIPGLHELVLHNGTVYRWNRPVYGVADGVPHLRVENRVLPAGPTVTDVIANAAFYYGLVRALAEEPRPVWSRLPFSAAAENFDAGCRYGIEAELKWPRPGRAGGITTVPVAKLVRDELLPLAAAGLDAWNIEPADRDKYLGVIEERCKRRMNGASWQSETYHRALEAGLGRDAALAATTRRYCELMREGEPVHTWQVGFPGPRN; from the coding sequence ATGGGGGAGAAGGTCGTGGCAGGCGGCATCGCGCTGTCCGATCGGCAACGCCACCGCCGGAAGTTGCAGCAGTGCCTGGCGGGACTGGCGCGACTGCTGGACGAGAAGAGGTTCGACCGGCCCAAGAATCTCATGGGGCTGGAGATCGAACTGAATCTCGCAGGCGCCGACGGGCTGCCCCGGATGATAAATGCGGAGGTCCTGGAGCGCATCGCGAGCCAGGATTTCCAGACCGAGCTGGGAATGTTCAATCTGGAAGTGAACATTGTGCCGCACCGGCTCGGCGGACAGGTTCTGGATCAGCTGGGGGAGGAGTTGCGCACCGGGCTCGGATATGCGGACCGGAAAGCGAACGAGGTCGGCGCGGGCATCGTGATGATCGGCATCCTGCCGACCCTCGAGCAGGACGACCTGGTGTCGGCGAACCTCTCCGACGTCGACCGCTACACGCTGCTGAACGACCAGATCGTCGCGGCCCGCGGTGAGGACTTCGCGCTGGACATCGACGGCGTCGAGCGGCTCACCTGCACCTCGGGGTCGATAGCCCCCGAGGCCGCCTGCACCTCGGTGCAACTGCACCTCCAGGTGACGCCCAACCGGTTCGCCGACGTGTGGAACGCGGCGCAGGCGGTGGCCGGGGTTCAGGTGGCGGTGGGAGCCAACTCCCCCTTCCTGTTCGGGAGGGAGCTGTGGCGCGAGTCGCGGCCACCGCTGTTCCAGCAGGCCACCGACACCCGGCCGCCCGAACTCCAGGCCCAGGGCGTACGGCCGCGGACCTGGTTCGGCGAACGCTGGGTGGATTCGGCGTACGAGCTCTTCGAGGAGAACCTGCGGTACTTCCCTCCGCTGCTGCCGATATGCAACGACGAGGATCCGCTGCGGGTGATCGAGGACGGTGGCATCCCCGGGCTCCATGAACTCGTGCTGCACAACGGCACCGTGTACCGCTGGAACCGGCCGGTGTACGGCGTCGCCGACGGCGTGCCCCATCTGCGGGTGGAGAACCGGGTCCTGCCGGCGGGACCCACGGTCACCGACGTGATCGCCAACGCCGCGTTCTACTACGGACTCGTGCGCGCGCTCGCCGAGGAGCCGCGGCCGGTGTGGAGCAGGCTGCCGTTCTCGGCCGCCGCGGAGAACTTCGACGCGGGGTGCCGGTACGGCATCGAGGCGGAACTCAAGTGGCCGCGTCCGGGCCGGGCGGGCGGCATCACCACGGTGCCCGTCGCCAAGCTCGTGCGTGACGAACTGCTGCCGCTGGCCGCCGCCGGGCTCGACGCCTGGAACATCGAGCCGGCCGACCGTGACAAGTACCTCGGGGTGATCGAGGAGCGGTGCAAGCGGCGGATGAACGGCGCGTCCTGGCAGTCGGAGACGTATCACCGTGCGCTGGAGGCCGGCCTGGGGAGGGACGCGGCTCTCGCGGCCACCACACGTCGCTACTGCGAGCTGATGCGCGAGGGCGAGCCGGTCCACACCTGGCAGGTCGGCTTCCCGGGGCCGCGGAACTGA
- a CDS encoding DUF5999 family protein encodes MCQHQPACPTSDSADREAARLVAHHPEQGWSLLCNGVLLFEDTGELLPDGQIIAPHRQVMTAA; translated from the coding sequence ATGTGCCAGCACCAACCAGCCTGCCCGACATCCGACTCTGCCGACAGGGAAGCGGCGCGCCTGGTGGCGCACCACCCGGAGCAGGGCTGGAGCCTGCTGTGCAACGGCGTACTCCTCTTCGAGGACACCGGTGAGCTGCTGCCCGACGGGCAGATCATCGCGCCGCACCGCCAGGTCATGACGGCCGCCTGA
- the gcvP gene encoding aminomethyl-transferring glycine dehydrogenase codes for MTANRIPLAQLERGTPFEQRHIGPDAEAQAKMLAQVGYGSLDELTAAAVPDVIKNAEALALPEARTEPEVLAELRTLADRNTVLAPMIGLGYYGTFTPPVILRNVMENPAWYTAYTPYQPEISQGRLEALLNFQTMVAELTGLPTSGASLLDESTAAAEAMSLSRRVGKVKNGVFLVDADVLPQTLAVIETRAEPTGVEVVTADLHDGIPAEIAERGVFGVLLQYPGASGVVRDLKPVIDQAHELGAIITVAADLLALTLLTSPGDLGADIAVGTTQRFGVPMGFGGPHAGYMAVREKFARSLPGRLVGVSVDADGNRAYRLALQTREQHIRREKATSNICTAQVLLAVMAGMYAVYHGPEGLRAIARRTHRYATLLAEGLRAGGVEVVHGAYFDTLTVRVPGKAADVLHAAREGGVNLHLVDADHVSLACDETTNRAQLTAVWGAFGVDADIEALDAASADTLPDSLLRTDDYLTHPVFHQNRSETAMLRYLRRLADRDYALDRGMIPLGSCTMKLNATTEMEPVTWPEFGQMHPFAPVDQAAGYLTLIRELEERLAEVTGYDSVSIQPNAGSQGELAGLLAVRAYHRANGDDQRTVCLIPSSAHGTNAASAVMAGMKVVVVKTADDGEIDVEDLRAKIEQYRDELSVLMITYPSTHGVFEEHVADICAQVHEAGGQVYVDGANLNALVGLAKPGKFGGDVSHLNLHKTFCIPHGGGGPGVGPVGVREHLAPYLPNHPLQPTAGPETGVGPISAAPWGSAGILPISWAYVRLMGGEGLKRATQVAVLAANYIAKRLEPHYPVLYTGPAGLVAHECIVDLRPLSKATGVSVDDIAKRLIDYGFHAPTMSFPVAGTLMIEPTESEDLGEIDRFCEAMIAIRAEIENVASGAWPAEDNPLRNAPHTAAALGGAWEHSYSREEAVFPAGVSAADKYWPPVRRIDGAFGDRNLVCSCPPLEEYDN; via the coding sequence ATGACCGCCAACCGCATTCCGCTCGCACAGCTGGAGCGAGGCACCCCCTTCGAGCAGCGCCACATCGGACCCGACGCCGAGGCGCAGGCCAAGATGCTGGCCCAGGTGGGATACGGCTCGCTCGACGAGCTGACCGCGGCCGCGGTTCCCGACGTCATCAAGAACGCCGAGGCGCTCGCGCTGCCCGAGGCACGCACCGAGCCCGAGGTCCTCGCCGAGCTGCGGACGCTCGCCGACCGGAACACGGTCCTGGCGCCGATGATCGGCCTCGGCTACTACGGCACGTTCACGCCGCCGGTCATCCTGCGCAACGTCATGGAGAACCCGGCCTGGTACACCGCGTACACGCCGTACCAGCCCGAGATCTCCCAGGGCCGGCTCGAAGCCCTGCTGAACTTCCAGACCATGGTCGCCGAACTGACGGGCCTGCCCACCTCCGGCGCCTCGCTGCTCGACGAGAGCACCGCCGCCGCCGAGGCCATGTCGCTCTCCCGCCGTGTCGGCAAGGTCAAGAACGGCGTGTTCCTCGTCGACGCCGACGTCCTGCCGCAGACCCTCGCGGTGATCGAGACCCGCGCGGAACCGACCGGCGTCGAGGTCGTCACCGCCGACCTGCACGACGGCATTCCGGCCGAGATCGCCGAGCGGGGCGTCTTCGGCGTCCTGCTGCAGTACCCGGGCGCCTCGGGAGTCGTCCGCGACCTCAAGCCCGTGATCGACCAGGCGCACGAGCTCGGTGCGATCATCACCGTCGCCGCGGACCTGCTGGCGCTGACCCTGCTCACCTCGCCCGGTGACCTCGGCGCGGACATCGCGGTGGGCACCACGCAGCGCTTCGGCGTTCCGATGGGCTTCGGCGGACCGCACGCCGGCTACATGGCGGTGCGCGAGAAGTTCGCCCGCAGCCTGCCGGGACGACTCGTCGGCGTCTCCGTGGACGCGGACGGCAACCGGGCCTACCGTCTCGCGCTGCAGACCCGTGAGCAGCACATCCGCCGGGAGAAGGCCACCAGCAACATCTGCACCGCGCAGGTGCTGCTCGCCGTCATGGCGGGCATGTACGCCGTCTACCACGGCCCCGAGGGCCTGCGGGCGATCGCCCGGCGCACCCACCGCTATGCGACGCTGCTCGCCGAGGGCCTGCGGGCCGGCGGCGTGGAGGTCGTCCACGGCGCGTACTTCGACACGCTCACCGTCCGTGTGCCGGGCAAGGCGGCCGACGTGCTGCACGCCGCCCGTGAGGGCGGGGTGAACCTGCACCTCGTCGACGCCGACCACGTCTCCCTCGCCTGCGACGAGACCACGAACCGTGCGCAGCTGACCGCCGTGTGGGGCGCCTTCGGCGTCGACGCCGACATCGAGGCGCTGGACGCCGCCTCCGCGGACACCCTGCCCGATTCCCTGCTGCGCACCGACGACTACCTCACGCACCCGGTCTTCCACCAGAACCGTTCCGAGACCGCGATGCTGCGCTACCTGCGCCGCCTCGCCGACCGTGACTACGCGCTGGACCGCGGCATGATCCCGCTCGGCTCCTGCACCATGAAGCTGAACGCGACCACCGAGATGGAGCCGGTGACCTGGCCCGAGTTCGGGCAGATGCACCCCTTCGCGCCCGTCGACCAGGCCGCCGGGTATCTGACGCTCATCCGCGAGCTGGAGGAGCGTCTCGCCGAGGTCACCGGCTACGACAGCGTCTCCATCCAGCCCAACGCCGGTTCGCAGGGTGAACTGGCCGGACTGCTCGCGGTCCGCGCCTACCACCGCGCCAACGGCGACGACCAGCGCACCGTCTGCCTCATCCCGTCGTCCGCCCACGGCACCAACGCCGCCAGCGCCGTCATGGCCGGTATGAAGGTCGTCGTGGTCAAGACCGCCGACGACGGCGAGATCGACGTCGAGGATCTGCGCGCCAAGATCGAGCAGTACCGCGACGAGCTCTCGGTGCTGATGATCACCTACCCGTCCACGCACGGCGTCTTCGAGGAGCATGTCGCCGACATCTGCGCCCAGGTCCACGAGGCCGGCGGCCAGGTCTACGTCGACGGCGCCAACCTCAACGCGCTGGTGGGCCTCGCGAAGCCGGGCAAGTTCGGCGGCGACGTCTCGCACCTGAACCTGCACAAGACCTTCTGCATCCCCCACGGCGGCGGCGGTCCGGGTGTCGGCCCGGTCGGTGTGCGCGAGCACCTCGCCCCGTACCTGCCGAACCACCCGCTTCAGCCCACCGCGGGCCCGGAGACGGGCGTGGGTCCGATCTCCGCCGCCCCGTGGGGCTCCGCGGGCATCCTGCCCATCTCCTGGGCGTACGTCCGGCTCATGGGCGGCGAGGGCCTCAAGCGGGCCACACAGGTCGCCGTTCTCGCGGCCAACTACATCGCCAAGCGTCTGGAGCCGCACTACCCGGTGCTCTACACCGGCCCGGCGGGCCTGGTGGCGCACGAGTGCATCGTGGACCTGCGGCCGCTGTCGAAGGCGACGGGCGTCAGCGTCGACGACATCGCCAAGCGTCTGATCGACTACGGCTTCCACGCGCCGACCATGTCGTTCCCGGTGGCCGGCACGCTGATGATCGAGCCCACCGAGAGCGAGGACCTGGGCGAGATCGACCGCTTCTGCGAGGCGATGATCGCCATTCGCGCGGAGATCGAGAACGTCGCATCGGGCGCATGGCCCGCGGAGGACAACCCGCTGCGCAACGCCCCGCACACCGCGGCCGCGCTGGGTGGGGCGTGGGAGCACTCCTACAGCCGTGAGGAGGCGGTCTTCCCGGCCGGCGTGAGCGCCGCGGACAAGTACTGGCCGCCGGTGCGACGGATCGACGGCGCGTTCGGCGACCGCAACCTCGTCTGCTCCTGCCCGCCGCTGGAGGAGTACGACAACTGA
- a CDS encoding PRC-barrel domain-containing protein: MCTFVSFTEQLRPLGGTVQTDIDPRSLIGRKAFDRNGAKIGTVDEVYLDDATGVPEWAAVRTGLFSRDAFVPLEPSEFVDNGLRVPYERALIKDAPDFGVGRHLSPEQELQLYHHYGLDLSTPPDTPAPSSGDRSFGRVAGQED; encoded by the coding sequence ATGTGCACTTTCGTATCATTTACGGAGCAGTTGCGACCTCTTGGAGGGACCGTGCAGACCGACATCGATCCGCGCAGCCTGATCGGCCGCAAGGCGTTCGACCGCAACGGGGCCAAGATCGGGACTGTGGACGAGGTGTATCTCGACGATGCCACCGGCGTACCCGAATGGGCGGCCGTCCGCACCGGGCTCTTCAGCAGGGACGCCTTCGTCCCTCTGGAGCCGAGCGAGTTCGTCGACAACGGACTGCGAGTGCCGTACGAACGCGCGTTGATCAAGGACGCCCCCGATTTCGGCGTGGGCCGTCATCTCTCGCCGGAGCAGGAGCTTCAGCTCTACCACCACTACGGGCTCGATCTCTCGACTCCGCCGGACACCCCCGCGCCCTCGTCCGGCGACCGCTCCTTCGGCCGTGTCGCCGGCCAGGAGGACTGA